The Streptomyces sp. NBC_00576 genome contains the following window.
CGAGGGCGGCGGTGGGCTCGTCGAGGATGAGGACGCGGGCGCCGAAGTAGACGGCGCGGGCGATGGCCACGGACTGGCGCTGGCCGCCGGAGAGGGTGCCGATGGCCTGGTCGAGGTCGTCCAGGACGATGCCCATGGCGCGCAGTTCGGTGTCCGCGGTCTGCTTCATCTTCTCGATGTCGAGACGGCGCACGGGCCAGGGGCCCTTGGTCATCTCGGAGCCGAGGAAGAAGTTGCGCCACACCGGCATCAGCGGGACGGTGGCCAGGTCCTGGTAGACGGTGGCGATCCCGGCGTCCAGCGCCTGGCGGGGCGTGCTGAAGTGGACCGGCTCACCGTCGATGAGGAGTTCGCCCTCGGTGTGCTGGTGCAGTCCGGAGATGATTTTGATCAGCGTGGACTTGCCGGCGCCGTTGTCGCCCAGGACGCAGGTGACCTGGCCGGAGCGCACGGTGAGGTTCACGCCGTGCAGGGCGCGGACGTTGCCGTAGGCCTTGCCGGTGGCGCGCAGCTCGACGATCGGCGCGGCGTCCTGGGGCGAACTGTCCTGGGTGAGGGTGCCGTTGGGGGAAGACTCGGCGGGGGAGGTTTCGTTGGTTGTCATCAGTTCACCTCCGGGTCGCCTGGCGGCGGACCCACAGATTGACGAGGGCGGCGACCAGGAGCATCACGCCGAGGAACGCCTTGAACCAGTCCGGGTTCCAGTTGGCGTAGACGATGCCCTGGGAGACCATGCCGAAGATGAAGGCACCGATGACCGAACCGATGGCGGAGCCGTAGCCGCCGGTCAGCAGGCAGCCGCCGATGACCGCGGCGATGATGTAGAGGAACTCGCTGCCGACGCCCTCGCCGGACTGCACGGTGTTGAACGAGAACAGCAGGTGCATGCCCACGAACCAGGCACACGCGCCCACCCCCATGAACAGGGCGATCTTCGTGAAGTTGACCGGGACACCGACCGCGCGGGCGGAGTCCTTGCTGCCGCCGACGGCGAAGATCCAGTTGCCGAACTTGGTGCGCAGCAGGATCCAGGTCGCGATCGCGGCGAAGATCAGCCAGTACACGATGGTGATCTTGAAGTTGACGCCGCCGATGCTGAACTCGGACGCGAAGACCTTCTTGGCCTGGTCGAAGCCGTCCATGTCGGCGATCGAGTCGGACGCCACGTTCCCGGTGAAGATCTTCGTGACGGCGAGGTTGGCGCCCTGCAGGATCAGGAACGAGGCCAGGGTGACCAGGAAGCTCGGCAGCCTGGTCTTGATCAGCAGCCAGCCGTTGAACGCGCCCACCGCCAGCGACACGATCAGCGCGAGGAACACGCCGGTCCACACGTTCATGGACAGCTGGAAGCTGAGGATCGCGGCGGTCAGCGCGGAGGTGGTGACCGCGACGCCGGCGGACAGGTCGAACTCCCCGCCGATCATCAGCAGGGCCACCGGCAGCGCCATGATGCCCATCACGGACGCCTGGTAGAGCACGGTGGCCAGCGCGCTGGTCTCCCGGAAGGAAGGCGCCGCCGCGAAGAAGAACAGGTACACGCCGATCGCGGCGATGAGAGCGCCGACCTCGGGGCGGGCGAGCAGCCTGCGCCCCAGGGACCGCTGGTTGGTGCGGCCGTCCTTGTGAGTGACCGGCGGAGCCGGCGGCGAGGAACTCGCCGCCGGTGCCGTTGTCTGACTCATCGACATCACCGAGTGCCCTTCGCGGCGAACGCGGCGATCTTCTCGACATTGGACTTGTCGACGAACGCCGGGCCGGTCAGCACGGGCTGCTCACCGCCACCGCTGTAGTTGCCGTTGTTCTTGAACAGCCACATCGAGTCGACGGCCAAGTAGCCCTGGAGGTAGGGCTGCTGGTCGACCGCGAACTGGATGTCACCCGACTCGATGGCGGTGATCAGGTCCTTGTTGAGGTCGAAGGTCGCGACCTTTGCCTTGCTGCCGGCCTCGGACACCGACTGGGCAGCCGTGAGCGCGAACGGAGCGCCGAGCGTGACGACCTCGTCGATGGCCTTGTCCTGGTTGAGCTTCGCGGTGATCGTCGACTTCACGGACGGCATGTCGGTGCCGTTGACATAGAGGGTCTCGGTCTTGCCGGTGAACGTCTTCTTCACGCCGGCGCAGCGCTCTTCGAGATTGACGTCGCCCTGGGCCTGGACGACGCACACGGCGTGCTTGGCGCCGGTGGAGTTGAGCTTGGTGCCGAGCGCCTGCCCGGACACGGACTCGTCCTGGCCGAAGAAGGACAGCAGGCCCTGTTCCTTCCACACGCCCAGACCGGCGTTGAATCCGACGACGGGGATGCCGGCGGCCTCCGCCTTGGCGACCACGGCCTTCATGGCGTCGGGCTTGGCGAGGGTGACCGCGATGCCGTCGACCTTCTGGTCGATCGCGTTCTGCACCAGGTTGGCCTGGTCGCCGGCGGTCTCGTCGTTCGAGTAGATGAGCTTGACGTTGTCCTTGGCTGCGGCGGCCTCGGCACCCTTGCGGATGGTGTCCCAGAAGGTGTCACCGGAGGGTGCGTGGGTGACCATCGCGATCGTCATCCGCGGCGTACTGGCCTTGCCCGCCGAGGCATCAGCACCTTCGTCCTCGGACTTCTTGCCGCCGGAACTGCTGGAACAGCCGGTCAGTACCAGGGCGGCTGCCGCGGCCGTGGCGACGACCGCAGCGATTCTGCTGGATCGCGGAAGAAATGTGCGGTTCATGCTTCTGCACCTCGCTGTGCAATGGGAGGGAGAGAGGGTGGGAAACGCGTGGGGGGCGAGTGGGGCAGCGATCCGCGGCTGGGGGATGGGGCCGGGGAGCCGCGACGGGCCTTTGTCAGGGTCGCGGTGAGAACATCAGGACAATTTAAAGCGCTTTAAGTCCTGGTACTATCGGCTCGTTTCACGAACGTGTCAAGGGTGTTGCGCAAGGAGATCTGCCGGGAGGCGCAAGTGGACGAGGCCGGTTCGGCACGCGGCCGGGACGGCGCAAGCAAGCGCCCGCGGCTGGAGGACGTGGCCGCCCGCGTGGGCGTGTCCACCGCGTCCGTCTCCCTGGTGCTGCGCGGAGTGGCCGGCCCCAGCGAGCGCACCCGGCAGCGCGTCCTGAAGGCCGCTGCGGACCTCGGCTACCAGGTCGACCGCACCGCCAGCCTCCTGGCCAGCAGGCGCACCCGGCTGCTCGGCGTCATGGTCGACATCCACAGCCCCTTCCACGCCGAACTGGTCGAGCATCTGCACACGGCCGCCGAGGATGTGGGGTACGACCTCGTGCTCAGCACCCAGACCCGCACCCGCGACGAGCGCACCGCCGTCGAGACGCTGCTCGCCTTCCGTAGCGAGGCCCTGATCCTGCTCGGCCCGACCGCCCCTGCTGACACACTCGCCGCCCTCGACCGCAAGGCGCCCGTCATCGCCGTCGGCCGCCGGATCGCCGGCGCCGAGCTGGACGTCGTACGCAGCGCCGACGAGGCCGGCGTCGGCCAGATAGTCGACCACCTGGTGTCGCTCGGCCACCGCGCGATCACGTACGTCGACGGCGGCAGCGGCGTGATCTCCACCGACCGGCGCCGCGGCTACCGTGCCGCCATGCGACGGCACGGCCTGGACGCGCACATCAAGGTGCTGCGCGGCGACCACACCGAAGCGGCGGGCGAGCGCGCGGCCCGCCACCTCATTGACGGCGATGCGCTGCCCACCGCTGTCGTCGCGTACAACGATCAGTCCGCGATCGGCGTCCTGGCCGCCCTCTCGCGGGCGGGTGTAGATGTCCCGGGCGAGGTATCGGTGGTCGGTTACGACGACGACGCGCTCTCCCGGCTGAGCTGCTTCAACCTGACGACCGTCAGCCAGAATGCGCGTGAGCAGGCCCGGCACGCGGTGACCGCCGCCGTCGAACGCCTCGACCAGGGCCGTACGGAGTCCCGTGAGGTCGTGCTGAATCCGCGTCTCGTCCTGCGGGGCACGACCGCCGAACGCAGCTGACTGAAGTGTCAGAATCTTGACGGTCGCACTTCTGACGAATAGGGGTCGCCGTGCTGCGCTCCGCGGCCCGGTCGGGGCGACCGCCGCGAACCGGATCACGATCGAGGAACGGACCGTCCTGGACACCTGGTTGCGCGGGCGTTCGTGCGAAGCGGTGCTCGGACTCCCCGATCACCATGTGTTCGGCGGTGTCAGCTCCGTCGACGGACCGGCGATCTCCTTGCGGCCGCACGCCAACAACTGCGTGGGTCCGGCCGGGAGTCGGCGCCCTGAACCGGCGCCCCGGGCGCCCGTCGCCGCGCCGCCTGCGGCGAGGTGGGAGGCGCGGTGTACGGAGGGCGGGCGCACGCTCGCCATGGCCCGGATGCCGCTGTTCCGGACGACCCTCGCCTTCCTCGGCATCTGGAACGACTACATCTGGCCCCTGGTTGTCATGATCGACCTGCTGGTACGGCGGGGGCGACGAAGATGTGGCGGCAGCGGACCTCCGATTACCGGAACGCAGCCTGCCCCGTCAGGGCCTGGCCGATCATCAGGGTGTGCATCTCGACGGTGCCCTCGTAGGTGAGGATCGACTCCAGGTTGTTGGCGTGCCGGATCACCGGGTACTCCAGGGAGATGCCGTTCGCGCCGAGGATCGTACGGGCGGTGCGGCAGATCTCCAGTGCGGCGCGGGTGTTGTTGAGCTTGCCGAAGCTGACCT
Protein-coding sequences here:
- a CDS encoding ATP-binding cassette domain-containing protein translates to MTTNETSPAESSPNGTLTQDSSPQDAAPIVELRATGKAYGNVRALHGVNLTVRSGQVTCVLGDNGAGKSTLIKIISGLHQHTEGELLIDGEPVHFSTPRQALDAGIATVYQDLATVPLMPVWRNFFLGSEMTKGPWPVRRLDIEKMKQTADTELRAMGIVLDDLDQAIGTLSGGQRQSVAIARAVYFGARVLILDEPTAALGVKQSGVVLKYIAAARDKGLGVIFITHNPHHAYMVGDHFSVLRLGTMELSAARSDVTLEELTNHMAGGAELAALKHELAQVRGVDVEKLPEAEDLQTPVTTTPEGKTA
- a CDS encoding LacI family DNA-binding transcriptional regulator → MDEAGSARGRDGASKRPRLEDVAARVGVSTASVSLVLRGVAGPSERTRQRVLKAAADLGYQVDRTASLLASRRTRLLGVMVDIHSPFHAELVEHLHTAAEDVGYDLVLSTQTRTRDERTAVETLLAFRSEALILLGPTAPADTLAALDRKAPVIAVGRRIAGAELDVVRSADEAGVGQIVDHLVSLGHRAITYVDGGSGVISTDRRRGYRAAMRRHGLDAHIKVLRGDHTEAAGERAARHLIDGDALPTAVVAYNDQSAIGVLAALSRAGVDVPGEVSVVGYDDDALSRLSCFNLTTVSQNAREQARHAVTAAVERLDQGRTESREVVLNPRLVLRGTTAERS
- a CDS encoding ABC transporter permease, coding for MSQTTAPAASSSPPAPPVTHKDGRTNQRSLGRRLLARPEVGALIAAIGVYLFFFAAAPSFRETSALATVLYQASVMGIMALPVALLMIGGEFDLSAGVAVTTSALTAAILSFQLSMNVWTGVFLALIVSLAVGAFNGWLLIKTRLPSFLVTLASFLILQGANLAVTKIFTGNVASDSIADMDGFDQAKKVFASEFSIGGVNFKITIVYWLIFAAIATWILLRTKFGNWIFAVGGSKDSARAVGVPVNFTKIALFMGVGACAWFVGMHLLFSFNTVQSGEGVGSEFLYIIAAVIGGCLLTGGYGSAIGSVIGAFIFGMVSQGIVYANWNPDWFKAFLGVMLLVAALVNLWVRRQATRR
- a CDS encoding sugar ABC transporter substrate-binding protein, which codes for MNRTFLPRSSRIAAVVATAAAAALVLTGCSSSSGGKKSEDEGADASAGKASTPRMTIAMVTHAPSGDTFWDTIRKGAEAAAAKDNVKLIYSNDETAGDQANLVQNAIDQKVDGIAVTLAKPDAMKAVVAKAEAAGIPVVGFNAGLGVWKEQGLLSFFGQDESVSGQALGTKLNSTGAKHAVCVVQAQGDVNLEERCAGVKKTFTGKTETLYVNGTDMPSVKSTITAKLNQDKAIDEVVTLGAPFALTAAQSVSEAGSKAKVATFDLNKDLITAIESGDIQFAVDQQPYLQGYLAVDSMWLFKNNGNYSGGGEQPVLTGPAFVDKSNVEKIAAFAAKGTR